From one Cynocephalus volans isolate mCynVol1 chromosome X, mCynVol1.pri, whole genome shotgun sequence genomic stretch:
- the LOC134367580 gene encoding RNA polymerase II subunit A C-terminal domain phosphatase SSU72-like, which produces MQSSPLRVAVVCSSNQNRSMEAHNVLSKRGFNVRSFGTATHVKLPGSTPHKPNVYDFSTTYDQMYNDLLRKDKEFYTSNGILYMLDRNKRIKPRPERFQSCNDVFDLILTCEERVYDKVVEHLTSREQETCQPVHVVNVDIQDNQEEATLGAFLICEICQCLQLLEDMDNKMEELLQELEKKRGKTFLHTVCFY; this is translated from the coding sequence ATGCAGTCGTCACCACTGAGGGTGGCTGTGGTGTGCTCAAGCAACCAGAATCGGAGCATGGAGGCACACAACGTCCTCAGCAAACGAGGATTCAATGTCCGGTCCTTTGGAACAGCAACTCACGTGAAGCTTCCAGGATCAACACCCCACAAGCCGAATGTTTATGATTTCAGTACCACATATGATCAGATGTACAATGATCTTCTtaggaaagacaaagaattctataCAAGCAATGGCATTTTGTATATGTTGGACAGAAATAAGAGAATCAAGCCCCGGCCAGAAAGGTTCCAGAGCTGCAACGATGTGTTTGATCTGATCCTCACGTGTGAAGAGAGAGTCTATGACAAGGTGGTAGAACATCTCACTTCCAGAGAACAGGAGACCTGCCAGCCAGTGCACGTGGTCAACGTGGACATCCAGGACAACCAAGAAGAGGCCACCCTTGGAGcgttcctcatctgtgagatcTGCCAGTGTCTTCAGCTCCTGGAGGACATGGACAACAAGATGGAGGAGCTGCTGCAGGAGTTGGAGAAGAAGAGGGGCAAGACCTTTCTGCACACCGTGTGCTtctactga